In a single window of the Ferviditalea candida genome:
- a CDS encoding carbohydrate ABC transporter permease: MIANRKNLRLITKHSFIIAVTFAALFPFIWMASISVKPANEVFEGALGFLPKSISWDGYLQVFEQTPFFTWAYNSLFIAIVQTIGQVVIAFFAAYAFSRFKFPGRDLLFYFVLATMIIPVQAVMIPTFLTINMFGWINTFAGVIVPYLASGYAIFLMRQFFLSIPHELASAAAIDGCGELRILWHIYLPASMSAVAALSIILFVNHWNEFYWPLLVLTDEQKLTLPIALVHFQNEGVMEWVPTMAVSTLSTIPVLILFLFTQKKFVEGFANSGLKG, translated from the coding sequence ATGATTGCGAACAGAAAGAACTTGCGTTTGATTACGAAGCACAGTTTTATTATCGCTGTTACCTTTGCGGCATTATTCCCTTTTATATGGATGGCAAGTATATCTGTCAAACCGGCCAATGAAGTATTTGAAGGGGCACTGGGATTTTTGCCTAAATCGATCAGTTGGGACGGTTATCTGCAGGTATTTGAACAAACTCCCTTTTTTACTTGGGCGTATAACAGTTTGTTTATCGCCATAGTCCAGACGATCGGACAAGTTGTCATTGCTTTTTTCGCCGCATATGCATTTTCGCGGTTCAAGTTTCCAGGAAGAGATCTATTGTTCTATTTTGTTCTGGCAACAATGATCATTCCGGTTCAGGCAGTGATGATCCCGACCTTTCTTACTATAAATATGTTTGGTTGGATAAATACATTTGCCGGAGTAATCGTACCCTATTTGGCCAGCGGATACGCAATTTTTCTAATGAGGCAGTTTTTCTTGAGCATACCGCATGAATTAGCCAGCGCTGCTGCCATAGATGGTTGCGGAGAACTCCGTATCTTGTGGCATATCTACCTGCCGGCTTCCATGTCGGCGGTTGCAGCTCTTAGTATCATTTTGTTTGTCAATCACTGGAATGAATTTTATTGGCCTTTGCTGGTCTTGACGGATGAACAGAAGTTAACTCTTCCGATAGCTCTAGTTCACTTTCAGAATGAGGGAGTGATGGAATGGGTTCCTACAATGGCTGTATCCACTTTATCCACGATCCCGGTTCTAATCTTATTTCTTTTTACCCAGAAGAAATTTGTGGAAGGGTTTGCCAACAGTGGTCTTAAAGGGTAA
- a CDS encoding enoyl-CoA hydratase/isomerase family protein yields the protein MTRLETLELEKRNKVAIIYLNRPPYNPLNQKVFAEMSLLMDQLENDRDVNAIVITGKGDKAFAAGADIKEMAQLTDAEMIKMNKTSRAALTQIQNSAKPVIAALNGLALGGGLELALACDLRICTEHAKMGLPEINLGILPGGGGTQRLQRLIGQAKAKEMLFFGDVINANEAHALGLVSKVVPQEEFMDQVLAWADKLAEKPMLAMRMIKTSVNTGANLDLESALDLETTCFGVAFDSADRKEGMQAFMEKRKPNFTSR from the coding sequence ATGACTCGGCTGGAAACGCTGGAATTGGAAAAAAGGAATAAGGTAGCGATTATTTATTTGAATCGCCCCCCATATAACCCGTTGAATCAGAAAGTATTTGCGGAAATGTCCTTGCTGATGGATCAGTTGGAGAATGACCGGGATGTCAATGCGATCGTCATAACGGGCAAAGGCGATAAGGCATTTGCGGCCGGTGCCGACATCAAGGAAATGGCGCAGTTGACCGACGCCGAAATGATCAAGATGAACAAAACCTCCCGCGCTGCGTTGACGCAAATCCAAAATTCCGCAAAGCCGGTCATCGCCGCTTTGAACGGACTGGCGCTTGGCGGAGGTTTGGAACTGGCATTGGCATGCGATTTGCGGATTTGCACGGAGCATGCCAAAATGGGATTGCCCGAAATCAATTTGGGCATTCTGCCGGGAGGCGGCGGAACGCAGCGCCTGCAGCGGTTGATCGGACAGGCGAAGGCGAAGGAAATGCTGTTTTTCGGAGATGTGATCAATGCGAATGAGGCGCATGCGCTTGGTTTGGTAAGCAAAGTCGTCCCGCAGGAGGAATTCATGGATCAAGTGTTGGCGTGGGCCGACAAGTTGGCGGAAAAACCGATGCTGGCCATGCGAATGATCAAAACATCCGTGAATACGGGAGCTAATCTGGACCTGGAAAGCGCGCTTGATCTGGAAACGACCTGTTTTGGCGTCGCCT
- a CDS encoding ABC transporter substrate-binding protein: MKRMLLLVLIIVLSFSSLAACSNSASETSAKKESTNAASPETSTKKPVEIQFLHIHGGSQGEAVKRLVEEFNKKQDAVHVTPVYVEGSYEGILEKLQALAATKQLPEVTQAGFSYTNYMVANMPLVPVQKFIDEEKMDLSDFFPKMLELGKGMDGKIYGLPYAVSTPVVYYNKQMFKEAGLDPENPPKTFDELREAAKKLTKGDRMGVYFNYGITGNWMFQAMTETLGGHMVANDQKSVAFDQEPGIKALQYWVDLVNTDKTMPLIDDKQATQSFTSGKLGIYVNTTASLRGLQKDSKFDIGTAAFPVDGVHPRMVPAGGNNVFVIKSTPEKEKAAWEFIKFATSPEGTAITAEGMGYMASRKSAVERDDLLGKYLKQENPAAYTTYRQVDDMVQWNNFPGKGGTRIFKIVQDNIQAALTKQKTAEQAVKDAAAEANQLIK; this comes from the coding sequence ATGAAACGCATGCTGTTGCTCGTGTTAATTATTGTCTTGTCCTTTAGTTCATTGGCGGCCTGCTCCAATTCTGCTTCTGAAACTTCCGCGAAAAAAGAATCAACTAATGCAGCCAGCCCGGAAACTTCAACAAAAAAACCTGTGGAAATCCAGTTCCTGCACATTCACGGTGGTTCCCAAGGTGAAGCGGTTAAGCGTTTGGTCGAAGAGTTCAATAAAAAGCAGGACGCTGTTCACGTTACGCCTGTTTATGTGGAAGGTTCTTATGAGGGAATTTTAGAAAAACTGCAAGCTTTGGCCGCGACAAAGCAGCTGCCTGAAGTGACTCAGGCGGGCTTCAGCTATACAAACTATATGGTTGCCAATATGCCTCTTGTTCCGGTGCAAAAGTTTATTGATGAAGAAAAAATGGACTTGTCGGATTTCTTCCCGAAAATGCTGGAGCTTGGCAAAGGAATGGATGGAAAAATCTACGGCCTTCCTTATGCGGTAAGCACACCTGTCGTTTATTACAATAAGCAGATGTTCAAAGAAGCCGGACTTGATCCGGAAAATCCGCCTAAAACTTTTGATGAGCTCCGTGAAGCGGCAAAGAAATTAACAAAGGGCGACCGTATGGGAGTTTATTTTAACTACGGGATTACAGGCAACTGGATGTTCCAGGCCATGACGGAAACGTTGGGCGGACATATGGTTGCCAATGATCAGAAAAGCGTTGCGTTCGACCAGGAACCGGGAATCAAAGCCCTTCAATACTGGGTTGACCTGGTAAATACGGACAAAACGATGCCTTTAATCGATGACAAACAAGCGACCCAAAGCTTTACAAGCGGCAAGCTGGGTATTTATGTAAACACAACGGCCAGCCTTCGCGGATTGCAAAAAGACAGCAAGTTTGACATAGGAACAGCAGCGTTTCCGGTTGACGGGGTTCATCCGCGAATGGTACCGGCCGGCGGAAACAACGTATTCGTTATAAAATCAACACCTGAGAAGGAAAAAGCGGCTTGGGAATTTATCAAGTTTGCCACTTCTCCGGAAGGAACCGCGATTACTGCGGAAGGGATGGGATATATGGCCTCCCGTAAAAGCGCTGTGGAGCGTGATGATCTGCTCGGTAAATATTTGAAACAGGAAAATCCGGCGGCATACACCACTTATAGGCAGGTAGACGATATGGTTCAGTGGAACAACTTCCCGGGCAAAGGCGGTACCCGTATTTTCAAAATTGTTCAGGACAACATTCAAGCCGCATTAACGAAGCAAAAGACGGCGGAACAAGCTGTAAAAGATGCGGCAGCCGAAGCCAATCAATTGATTAAGTAA